The DNA region GGCCTCGGCCACCATTCTCGGCGCCTTCGACACGCCGATCACGCTGGTCGACGGACGGTACGAAGGGGCGCCGTACGCGCCGGGAGGGGCCTCCAGGCCCACGGCCACGCTGCTCGCGCCGCTGACCGCCATCGGCGACCTCGATGACGCGCCCGGTGCCGACGCGGCTGCCGTGATCGCCACCAACGAGGGCGGCAACGGCGAGCGCGTCGTGCTGACCGTCGTCGGCCTGCGCGGCGGCAAGGCCACCAGCGTCGGTTCCACCCTGGTCGGCGACCGCACCAGGATCCGCGACCTGCGCCTGGCTGGCCGCGACATCGTCCTCGAGGTCGTCGAGATCGGCCCGAAGGACGCGGCGTGTTGCGCCACGCAGCTGGCCACCAGGACCTACCGCTTGCAGGGCGGCCGACTGGGCCTGCAGTCGTCCGTGGTCACTGGCACGCTCTCGGTCGCCACCCTGGGCGGCGCCGCGTGGACCGCCGTCGAGATCGACGGCACGCCCGTGCCGGCCGGCATCACGGCGCCGACCCTGACGTACGAGAATGGGCGGATCTCTGGCACATCCGGCTGCAACCGCTACACCGGCGCGCTGACCGAGTCGACACCCGGCACCGTGAAGGTCGGGCCGACCGCCGGCACCCGCCGCCTGTGCGCCGAGGAGGCCGCCAACGCCACCGAGACCCGCTACCTCACCGCGCTCCAGGCCGCGACCCGCTACACGTTCCTGGCAGGACGCCTCCACCTGTCAGGCGGCGACGCCAGCGTGACGCACACGATCCTGTTCAGGAAGAATTGACCGGCATCGGGCCGCTTCTCGCGTCCTCCCTGACGTATCCCTGACCGTCGCCCAAGGGCGACGGCTACGTTCCGCCTCCGCCAAGGCTCCGGCGGACAGGCCTTCGTTCGGCGGTCGGCGGTCGGCGTTGCCCGATCCGCGATCCGCGTTGAGCGTTAAACGTCAAACGTCAAACGTTAAACGTCACAACGCGTACGGCTTCCTGAACTTCCGCGAAAGGTACCGGTTCGCATCGTCGTCGCCGACGAACCGCTCGCGCGTGTCGTCCCAGTGCAGCCGGCGCCCGGTGCGATAGGCGATGTTGGACAGCAGGCCCAGCTTCGTCAGCCGATGACCGTAGCGCACGTTGCACGTGGTCTCGAGGTTGCGGGCCTTGATCGCGTCGATGAACTCGCGCAGGTGCCCGGGCGAATCGGGGATGCTCTGGGCAGGCCGCGGGAAGTCCTCGACGAGCTTGCCCTTCACCCACACCTCGTGCCGGCCGTAGTTGGTGACCAGCGTCGCCTCGCTGCCTTCGAACACGCACCCGATACCGCCCATGTGCGTGAAGCCCGTCGGCGGCGCCGGACGCAGGCTGAACGACAGCAGCAGTTCGGGATACTCGAGGAGCGCCTCCATCGTGTCCGGCGTCTCGGTGACGTCGTTGACGACGTATCGCCCGCCCATCGCCGACACGCTGCGCGGCGCCTTCAGGTCGAGCGCCCACACGGCCACGTCGACGATGTGGCACCAGAAGTCGATGAACGTGCCGCCCGAGTAGTCCCAGAAGTTGCGGAAGGACCGGTGCGACCGGAGCGGGTGGTATTCGCGCCGCGGCGCGGGGCCGAGCCAGAAGTCGTAGTCGAGTTCGGCCGGGCGCGTCGCCGGTTCGCCGTTGGTCAGCGGACCGTCCCACGTCTTCCAGCACTGCACGCGGTGGATGCGCCCCAGCGCGCCCGACCTCACCAGCTCCACCACGTTGCGGTAGTTCCGCCCGGTGTTGTGGATGTGGTTGCCCATCTGCGTGACCCGGGCATGGCGGGTCGAGGCGTCGGCCATGGCTCGCCCTTCCGCCACGCTGTACGCAAGCGGCTTCTCGACGAACACGTCCTTGCCGGCCTCCATCGCGCGCACCGCCGTGATGGCGTGCCAGTGATCGGGCGTCTGGATGGCGACCGCGTCGATGTCCTTGCGGGTGAGCAGGCGGCGGAAGTCGCCCTCCCCTGCCGGCGCGTACCCGAGCGCGCCGTTCACCAGCGCGATGGCGGCGTCGCGGTGGCGGCTGTCGACGTCGCAGATGGCCGCGATGCGCACGTCGGGGTGGGTGATGAAGTCCTTGAGGCGCCCCGTGCCCATGCCACCGACGCCAATCAACGCGAGGCGCAACTGGTCACTCGGCGCTGCCGGCTGGGCGAAGGCCGGACGATGGATGACGGAGGCGAGGCCGGCGGCCGCGCCGAGGAACACGCGGCGCGACACGCCGCCCTGCTGATCAGACACGCGTAGGGCTCCGCTTACTTCTTCAGCTCGGCATAGATGGCCGACACGTTGGCCTGGCCTCGACCGATCTGGTAGTCCTTGAACTGCTCCGGCAGCTTCAGGCCCGCGAAGGCCTCCTCTGCCGTCTTGCCGTCCTTGATGGCCTGTTGCACGGCAGCGAGGAACGCGGCGTTGAACTGCCCGAACTCGACGAAGCGGCTCCAGGGCATCACGTCGGCGTGACCGGGGATCACCGTGTCGACGCCGGAGATGCCGGCCGCCGCCTTCTTCAGGGTCTCGGGGTACGCCACGCCCGTGCCGCCGTTCTTCGTGTCGATGAGCGGCGTCCCGAGGCCCGCGAACAGGTCGCCGGTATGCGCCACCCGCAACGCCGGGAAGACGACGATGGTGTCGCCGTTGGTGTGGCCGGGGCCGAAGTGGCGCAACTCGATGCGCTCGTCGCCCGAGCCCAGCGTCAACCGGTCGGTGTAGGTCCGGTCGGGCAGGAACTGCGCCTTCTCGCCGGCGAAGGCCGGCATCTTCTCCATGTTGGCCTTGGTGTTGACGTGCGCCACCACCTCGACCGACGCCGGGAAGTACTCGTTGCTGCCCGTGTGATCCCCGTGCGTGTGGGTGTTGATGATCGTCGTCACCGGCTTGTCGGTGACCGTGCGCACCTGCTGCATGATCCGCTCGCCCCAGTTGGCGAGCTTGGTGTCCACCAGGACCACGCCGGCTCTGGTGATGAAGGCCGCCGTGTTGCCACCGCCGCCCTTCACCACGTACAGGTTGTCCTTGACCTTCAGGATCTCGGCCACCTGCGGCGGCCCGCCCGCCGGTTGCCGCGCCATGATGCCCGCGGCGCCGAAGGCCACGAGGACGCCGATGAGGAAGAACCTTCGCATGTCGCCGCTCCTTGCGTGACGCCTGACCATTGGGCCGGGTGAGACACCCGGCCTTACCTGGGGGCCGAGAGCCACGTGCGCTCGACGAACCACCACGCGCCGGCCAGCAGCACCACCACGGAGCCGACGACCACGATCCGCTCGGCGACCCGCGGCGCGCGACGCCGCACCGCCGCCATGGCGGAGGCGACCACCACCACGATGGCGGCCTGGCCGATCTCCACGCCCAGGTTGAACGCGAACAACGATACCCCAAGGGCGGTCGGTGGCAAGCCCTGCTCGCGCAGCACGCCTGCGAACCCGAAGCCGTGCACGAGGCCGAAGACGAGCGCCACCCAGAGCCGCACGTCGCGACCACGCCCCCCGACCAGCAGCGTGTCGGCGCCGACGAAGACGATGCTGAGCGCGATCAGCGGCTCGACGATGCGGGCGGGCGGGTCGACGATCGACAACGTGGCCAGCGCCAGCGTGACGCTGTGCCCGACCGTGAAGGCCGTGACGATCGCCAGCAGGCGCCGCAGCGTGCCGCCCGGAAGCAGCAGCCCGATGATGAAGAGGATGTGATCGGGGCCGATCGCGATGTGGTGGATGCCCGAGGCGACGAACCGCCGCAGCACGGCCATCCGCCCCTGGCGCGTGCCCGTGAAGTACTCGGCGCGGTAGCGCTGGTTGTCGAGCACGTCCTGCCAGCGCACCTGATCGCCTTCATACACGGTCACGAAGGTCTGGTGATTGGACTCGCCCGGGAACAGACGCGCGCCGATCCCCAGCAGGCCGGGCGACCGTGACAACTGCGCATGCCAGGCGATGGCCACGGCGTCCTGGCCCGGAACAGGCTCCACCCGGTCGATCTGCCAGGTGATGGGCGTGCCGTCCGCCTCGATGGCCGCACGCGTGGTGACCAGGGTGACGATGGCGTCCAGGTGACGCGCCACCGTCGCCGGTTCGGCCAGGGCGCGCGGATCCGGCAGCCCCACTTCGCGGGCCACGTCGATGGTGTGCAGCACCAACGTTCCGTCGAGGCGGGCGGGCGAGACCTTCACGTCGAGGTAACTGAACGGCGCCGGGTGCGCCGCCACCGGCCGCGTCCCCGCCACCAGGATCAGGGCGGCCAACAGGCACGCACGGACCGCGTAGGTCGCGGCGATCGCTTGGCACGAGCGCATCACTGCGGATGCCCGAGGCCCCGGCGGATGGCACGCTCGACCGGCGAGTAGGCGCCATCGGCGCGATCGAGTTGCAGCGGCGCCGCCGGGTGCAACGGCGGCTGGGCGAGGAATCGCGGCATCGTCCCGTGGTGCGGTTGCGCCGCGTGGACCAGGAACGGATGGCAGAGGAACACGTCGCCGGCGCGTCCGGTGGCGAAGGCGAGCGGCCGCGCCAGCGTCGACGGCGGGAATCGCTGGGCCAGTTCCATGAACGTCAGCCCGTCCGGGCCGGCCGGCTGCAGCAATCGCGGGATGTCCAGGTGCGACCCCACCAGGAGCCGCGTCGGGGCGTCGTCGGGGCCCGTATCCGAGAACAGGAAGAGCATCAGCAACGCGCGGCCGCGGGAATCCACCGTGAGGCGCATGGAGCCGTCGGCGGCGTAGAAGCCGGCGTCGACGTGCCAGCCGGCGTCGCCGGGGTCCTCTGGCGAGGGGAACCGCACGGGACAGGTGCCGAGGCTGACCCGCGGGGTCCAGCGGCCGGGGCCCACCAACACGTCGAAGGCGGCGTGGAGGGCCGGCGTATTGGCGGCGGCGCGGAATGGTTCGGCGGCCTGATCGCCGAGGCGGACCACGGGACGTGTCCAGGTGCTCCGGTCGCGCGGGTCGCACCCCGTCTGCGGCCACAACAGGGCGCGACACTCGGCGGCGACCGCTGGCGGAAACGCCTCGCGGACCACCACGAACCCGTCGTCTTCGAAGCGCGTGGCGTTGACCGGTGACGACACGGCCGCATTGTGCCGCACAGCCGAGCAGGACGCACGTCGAGGCGACGAGAAGTGCAAGTCGCCGGCCCGAGCTTCGCGGGCACTACATAGCTGTATACTTAGTTCACTTTATACGTGCCCCTGCACGCTCGACGAGGCGGAAACCTTATTCAAACCATGGGATCCGAACCTGGCGTAGCGACCGTCGGTCGGCCAACACGCCCGCCATGCATCCCGCGGGCAGCGTGCCTCGGGGCAGGCCGCGGTCAGTGCCGCGCGCACCCGGGCGCCCCCGCGATCCTGTCGAGTTCCCTTGGATTGCGTCGAGATAAGTATACGTGCATGTATACTTTTCCACAGGAGTACTTCATGCCTCAGGTGACGTTGTACGTGAAGGACAGCGATCAACCGGTCTGGGAGTCGGCCAGGAGCCTGGCGGCGGCGCGCGGCGAGAGCCTGTCTGCCCTGGTCACCACCGCGCTCGAACTGGTCGCCGGACGCCGGGACGCGCGGCCTGCGCCCCGCGGTGAGATGGCGCCGGTCGAACTGGTGGGTTGGGACTTCCGCAACCGTGACGTGCCCAGGACGCTTCGCTTCACGGGCGTGAAGGTGGCGCAAGTGGGTACACTCTCGGCGTACCTCACGCGAGCGCAGAAGATCATCCTCGAGGAATGGGAACTCCTCGACGAGCGCTACGTGGCCGTGTTCGATTCCTACGAGGCGCTGCAGGCCCACCCGGTCGCGCAGGCCCTCGACAGCCGCCTGCTGGCCGACATCGCTGCGGCCGTGGGCACCCCCTTCGTGGAGACCATCGAATGAGACCTGCCCTGCTTGCCGTTGCCGCCCTGCTCCTCTCCTCCGTTCCCGCCGCGGCCCAGACCGCCATCGACGGCATCCGCACCGAGTTCGCAGCCGTGAAGGCGCAGGTGATGACGGCGGCCAACAAGGCCCCCGAATCGATCTACGGATTCCAGGCGACGCCGGAGGTCTTCACGCTGCGCAAGCAGTTCCTGCACATCGCCGACGCGAGCTACAGCATCTGTTCCGGGCTGGCGGGCACGCCCGGCAAGCGGCCCAAGGTCGACGCCGACGCGCCACTGGCCAAGGCCGACGTGCTCGCCGCGCTGACCGGCGCGTTCGACTACTGCGACGCGGCACTGAAGGCCGCCACCGACGCGACGCTGGCCGAGACGGTGAAGACGGCCAACGGCACCGCGCGCGTCAAGAGCTACTACGCGGCGCATCTGCTCGCCCACACGGGCCTGCACTACGGCAACGTGGTCACCTACATGCGCCTGAACAAGCTGTCCCCGGGCGAGCAGTAGGACAGGCTCCGACCATGCGTGCGCGTCGACCTGAAGGTCGACGCCTACGCATTTCTGCTCGTACCTGCCGACCTTCAGGTCGGCAGGCAGCGCGCGCTACGCCAGCAGCGCGTCGACGACCTTCCCGTGCACGTCGGTCAACCGGAACCGGCGGCCCTGGTGAAAGTACGTGAGCCGTTCGTGGTCCACGCCGAGCAGCCGCAGCATCGTCGCGTGCAGGTCGTGCACGTGGACGCCGCCGTCGACGATGTTGTAGCCGAAGTCGTCGGTGGCGCCGTGCACGTAGCCGGCCTTCACGCCGCCGCCGGCCATCCACATCGAGAAGCAGCGCGGATGGTGATCGCGCCCGTAGTTGGTCGCCGTCAGCTTCCCCTGCGAATAGCTGGTACGACCGAACTCCCCGCCCCACACCACGAGCGTGTCGTCGAGCAGGCCGCGTCGCTTCAGGTCGGTCACCAGTGCCGCGCTCGCGCGATCGGTCTCGCGGCACTGCCGCTCGATGCCTTTCGGCAGGCTGTCGTGCTGATCCCAGCCCTGGTGATACAGCTGGATGAACTTCACGCCCCGCTCGGCGAGGCGCCGCGCGAGCAGGCAATTGGCGGCGAAGGTGCCCGGCTGCCGCGCGTCGGGGCCGTACAGCTCGAAGGTCTCCGCGGTCTCGCCCGACAAGTCCATCACGCCCGGCACGCTGGCCTGCATCCGGTACGCCATCTCGTACTGTGCGATGCGCGCGTCGACCTCCGCATCGCCGATCTGCGCCGCTGCCTCGGCCTGCAGGTCGCGCAAGCGGTCGAGGAGCGCGCGCCGTGACTGCGGACTCACGCCGGCAGGATTGGCCAGGTACAAGACCGCGTCCTTGCCGCTGCGGAACTGCACCCCCTGATGCTGCGACGGCAGGAAGCCGCTCCCCCACAGCCGGGAGTACAGCGGCTGATCGACCTTTCCTGGCGTGATCAGCACGACGAAGGCCGGCAGGTCATCGGTGTCGCTGCCCAGGCCGTAATGCACCCAGGCGCCCATGCTCGGGCGCCCGGCGATCTGCGACCCGGTCTGGAAGAACGTGATCGCCGGATCGTGGTTGATCGCGTCCGTGTACATGGACCGCACGACGCAGAGCTCGTCGATCACGCGCGCCGTGTGCGGCAGCAGGTCGGAGACCCAGGTGCCCGACCGGCCCGCCCGCGAGAACCCGAACTGCGAGCCGGCCAGCGGCAACGACGACTGGTTGCCGGACATGCCCGTGAGCCGCTGCCCCTGGCGCACCGAATCGGGCAGTTGTTCGCCGTTGCGCGCCCGCAGTACCGGCTTGTCGTCGAACGTCTCCATCTGCGACGGGCCGCCCGCCATGAACAGGTAGATGACCCGCCTGGCGCGAGGCGTGAAGTGCAGCGCGCGACCGAGGACGCCGGGCGTCGCCGTGGGGCCCGCCGCTGCGGCGACGCGCGGGTGCACGAGACTGCCGAGGGCCACGCTGCCCAGGCCCATGCCGACGCGTTGCAGCAGCGCACGCCGCGAGAGACCGGCGGTGGGCAGATCGCCCGTGCAGTGATGGATGCTCATCCGGCCCGCCTCATCGGGTGACCACGAAGGCCTCGGTGTTCATGATCAACGTCGTCACGGCCATCGTCGCCGCGACGTCGATGACCGGCAGCCGCGCATCGCGCGGACGCTCGCCGACGGCGAGCCACTGCGCGGCCGCCTTCGGATCGGCCGCCGCGAACCGACGTTGCTGCGCGGCCGCCTCGGCGAGCACCCGCGCCTCGGCGGCCGTCGGCGGACGGCCGGCCAGTGCGAGAAAGGCCGCGCGATGGCGCGCCTCCGGGTCGGATGGATGCGCGCGCACCAACCGCTCGGCGAGGACCCGCGCCGCCTCGACGAACTGCGGGTCGTTCAACAGCACGAGCGCCTGCAGCGGCGTCTGCGTCGTCTCGCGCCGCGCCACGCACACCTCGCGCGAGACCGCGTCGAAGGTCGTCATCGACGGCGGCGGCGACGTGCGTCGCCAGAACGTGTAGAGGCTGCGCCGGTACAGCGCGGCGCCGTGATCCTGCACGTACTTCTGCCCCGTGCCCGACTGCTCCCAGAGCCCCTCGGGCTGATAGGGCTTCACGCTGCGCCCGCCGACCCGCCGCACCAGCAGCCCACTCGCCGCGAGGGCGCTGTCGCGCACGTGCTCGGCGGGCAACCGCACGGCCGGCCCGCGCGCGAGTCGCAGATTCTCTGGATCCTGTCGCACCAGGTCGGGAGACGCGTCGGAGGCCTGCTGGAACGTCTGCGAGCCGACGATCAGGCGGTGCATCGCCTTGACGTCCCAGCCGCTGTCGATGAAGCGAGCGGCGAGCCAGTCGAGCAGCTCGGGGTGCGTCGGCTGGCGTCCCTGGCTGCCGAAGTCCTCGGCCGAGGCCACCAGGCCGCGACCGAAATGCATCTTCCAGATGCGGTTGACGGCGACCCGCGCCGTGAGGGGGTTGTCGCGGCTGGTGAGCCAGCGCGCCAGGCCGAGCCTGTTGCGCGGCTGATCCTTCGGCAAGGGCGGCAGGCTGGCCGGCGTGTCGCGCGGCACCACCGGGCCGGGCGCGTCGTAGGCGCCGCGCGCGAGCAGGTGCGCCGGACGCGCCTCGGGCAGTTCCTCCATCACCATCAGTTCCGGGACGAGCCTGATTCGCCGCTGCTCCTCGACCCGCGCCTGCCGCAATTGCGCCTGCAGCCGCTGCGCCTCGGGCGACACCCTCGCGAGGTAATGGGCGCGCGCCGCTTGCGGCTCCCCGGGAACACGTCCGGCGACTTCCGCCGCCGTCAGCGCGACGTCGTACACGCGCAGGTCGTCGACCAGCCCGTTCCTGAATCCACTGTCGCGGAAGCGGGCACCGATTGTCAGCGGCGTCGGCCTGGCCTGCAGGTCGCCGGCCGCCGGGTCGTACAGGATGTCCTTGTAGAGCCGGTCACGGACGATGTCGACCGGCACGGGCGTGCCGTCGAGGTAGAGCGCGAGCCCTGACGCCCGGCTCGACCCGTCGTACGTGACCACCACCGAGGACCAGGCGCCGCGGGGCAACGGCTCGCGCGCACGAATGGCGATGGCGTTGCCGGGCCAGAAGTGCACGAGCGCGGCCGAGGGCCGGCCGTCCTCGAGGGTGAGCTCGAATCCGCGACTGCCCGCGTCGGTCCAGGCACGCGACTGATGAATCACGACGGCGCGATCCTGCCGCTCGGTCGGCTTGATGCGCAGGGCCACGGAGAAGGCGTCGGTGCGCGAGAACTGACGGACCGACCCGAGCACGGCGGCGTTGTCGCCGCTGAAACGCAACGCCTTGCCGCCGCTTGCCTCCCCATCGTCCACCAGTGCCGGGCCATCCTGGAGGGTGGCGCTGTCCTTTCCGGACAGGCCGGGCGTCGTGCCGTTCACGACGGTGTCGAAGGGGAACGCGGCGATCGGTGACGGGGACACGATGGCCGACGGGCTGCGCTGCCAGCGCTGGAACGCCGGATCGGTGGAAGGCGCGAGCCCCTCGAGCCGATGCTCGAGCGCGGCGATGCGGCGCACCACGCGCGCGTGCGCCGCCTCCTGCGCGTGCGAGGGCCACAGCAGCAGCGACGGCGACGGCGTCGCGTTGGTGAAGTGCGAGTAGAGGCCCGACTCGTCGATGCTGTTGAAGAACGCAAACAGCGAGAAGTAGTCGCGTTGGGTGATCGGGTCGAACTTGTGGTCGTGACAGCGGGCGCATTCGAGCCCGAGGCCGAGCATCGCCGTGCCGAACGTGTTGACGCGGTCGGCCACGTACTCGGTGCGGAACTCGGCCTCGATGCTGCCGCCCTCGTTGGTCTGGCGATGGAGGCGGTTGAACGCCGTGGCGATCCGCTGCGCGCGCGTCGCGCCCGGCAGCAGGTCACCCGCGAGCTGCCACGTCAGGAACTGGTCGTAGGGCAGGTTGGAGTTGAAGGCGCCGATCACCCAGTCGCGGTAGGGCGACATGTCCCGCGTCACGTCGGCCTGGTAGCCGTACGTGTCGGCGTACCGGGCCAGGTCGAGCCAGTCGGCCGCCATCCGCTCGCCGTACGCGGGCGAGGCCAGCAGGCGCTCGATCGCCGCTGCGTAGCGAGCCTCGGACGGGTCGGCGCGGAACGCCTCGAGTTCGGCGGGCGTCGGCGGCAAGCCGGTGAGCGAGAAGGTCACGCGCCGGAGCAGCACGTCCGGCGCAGCGCGGGGCGACGGCGCGATGCCGTCCCCGGCGAGCGCGGCGCGCACGAAGGCGTCCACCGGATGCGACGGGCCCGTGGACGTGGGCGGCACGGCCGGCGCGACGATCGGCTCCCACGACCAGTGCCCGCGGAACTCCGCGCCTTCGACGACCCACTGGCGCAGCAGGGCCTTCTCCGCGTCCGAGAGCGACAGGTGGGCGTCGGCCGGAGGCATCACGTCCTCGTCATCGGGCGCGAGGGACACGCGGCGGATCAACTCGCTCCGCTCGGGCGCGCCTGGCACGACCACCGCCGTGCCGACCTCGAGTTCCTGGAAAAGCCCGTCGCGGGTGTCGAGACGCAGGCGGGCCTTGCGCGTCCGCGGGTCGGGGCCATGGCAGCGGAAGCAACGGTCCGACAGCAGCGGCCGGACGTCGCGGGTGAACGAGACGCGGGTCGAGGTCGCCGCCGACGACGCCTGGCCCGGCGCGGAGGCCGCCGTCGCGGCAGCGAGGGCCGAGGCCAGGAGGCCGGTCGCCAGCCCCCACGACGCCGCCCGCCGCAGGAAGGTCATGCGCGCATTCTGTGAAGCCGTTGGTAGGCTGTCAAACTAGACCGCCATGGACATCCTGTCCGCGTTGCGCCCGTGAACGACCACGCCAGGCCGACCGACGTGCACGCCGTGCATGCCGCGCTGCGTGGCTGGCAGCAACGGGTGCAGGCAGTCATCGAGATCGCCCGCGACACCGACGACCTGGCGGCTCGCCTGCCCGTCCTCGATGCGCTGGCCGATGAACTGGTCGCGGACATCTCTCGTGCCGTCGAAGGACTCGACGTGCTGGCGCACCGCCCGGGCGTGACGTTGCCCGAGGGCACCGACCTGCTACGGGAGGCGCTGGGCAAGGCGCACGACCTGCTCCACGGCATCACGCTGTGGCACCGTGGCCCGAGCGTCGCGGCGCTGCGCAAGGCGCGCGACCACTTCGCGGCGGCAGGGCGAGCGCCGCGCACCTGATGGCCGCGGCGTCGGCCGCACGGCGCACCACCACCGCGGCGGCTCAGGCGGGCGTGACGTCGGGCTGGCCCATCGGCACCCCTCGCGGCCGTCCAAGGGCGGCGAGCCGCTCGGCGACGCGCTCTTCGGGATACCCCTCCTGCTCGGCCGCCAGCAGGCGCTCCACGCACAGTGGCACCAGGCGCTGCCATTCCGGGCCGTCGATGCCGAGGCGCGCGGCCAGGTCGCGGATGCGGTCGGGCGTCCACGAGCAGACGATTGCCGCCACGTCCTCCTCGGGCACGGCGTCGATCCCGTCCGCCGGCGAAGACGCCGGCAGGCGCTTGAAGCGTGTCTCCTCGCTGTCGAGCCATCCCTGCCAGGTTGCATCGCGCTCGGGCGACGAGGACGGCCGGTGGCGGGCCGCCCCCACCAGGTCGAGGGCCGCCGTACGGCACTGCTCGCGGATCGCCAGCGTCTCGGCCGAACCGTAGCGCGCGCAGGCCGCCATCAGCGCCGCCAGGTCATCCAGCCGTGCCTGGCAATGGGTCGGGTCCGAGCCATGCGCGTCGGAGGCCGAGGCGGCCAGGACGTCGGCGGCGCGCTGCCGCAAGACCTCGCACTCCTGCGCGTCGTCGGCACGGGCCTGCGCGAGGGCGTCGGGTGTCACGACGCGGCGCTCGGGCGCGAACAACACGTTGCCATCGCGGTGCAGGAGGAGACGCTCGCGTGGACCTGCCTCCACCACGACCGCCGAGGCGGCCTCGGCAGCAGGCGTGGCTGTGCCCGGCGTCGCCACCCCGGCCAGCGCATCGATCGTCGGCGCCAGGTGTTCCTCGAGCGCGCGCAGGCAGGTCGCCAGTTGGCGGTCCACGTCGGCGGCGACGCCAAGGCGCCCCTCGTACGGACTCCCCGCGTTCGCGCCGAGCAGGCTGCGGGCGACGCGCAGCGTGTGCGGCGGGTCGCCCTCCTCGGGATGTCGCATGGCCTCGTCCGCACGGGTGAACGCACCGTCGAGCGTGGCAAACCACCGGGGGCCGTCGAAATTGCCGCCCT from Luteitalea sp. TBR-22 includes:
- a CDS encoding DUF1553 domain-containing protein, with product MTFLRRAASWGLATGLLASALAAATAASAPGQASSAATSTRVSFTRDVRPLLSDRCFRCHGPDPRTRKARLRLDTRDGLFQELEVGTAVVVPGAPERSELIRRVSLAPDDEDVMPPADAHLSLSDAEKALLRQWVVEGAEFRGHWSWEPIVAPAVPPTSTGPSHPVDAFVRAALAGDGIAPSPRAAPDVLLRRVTFSLTGLPPTPAELEAFRADPSEARYAAAIERLLASPAYGERMAADWLDLARYADTYGYQADVTRDMSPYRDWVIGAFNSNLPYDQFLTWQLAGDLLPGATRAQRIATAFNRLHRQTNEGGSIEAEFRTEYVADRVNTFGTAMLGLGLECARCHDHKFDPITQRDYFSLFAFFNSIDESGLYSHFTNATPSPSLLLWPSHAQEAAHARVVRRIAALEHRLEGLAPSTDPAFQRWQRSPSAIVSPSPIAAFPFDTVVNGTTPGLSGKDSATLQDGPALVDDGEASGGKALRFSGDNAAVLGSVRQFSRTDAFSVALRIKPTERQDRAVVIHQSRAWTDAGSRGFELTLEDGRPSAALVHFWPGNAIAIRAREPLPRGAWSSVVVTYDGSSRASGLALYLDGTPVPVDIVRDRLYKDILYDPAAGDLQARPTPLTIGARFRDSGFRNGLVDDLRVYDVALTAAEVAGRVPGEPQAARAHYLARVSPEAQRLQAQLRQARVEEQRRIRLVPELMVMEELPEARPAHLLARGAYDAPGPVVPRDTPASLPPLPKDQPRNRLGLARWLTSRDNPLTARVAVNRIWKMHFGRGLVASAEDFGSQGRQPTHPELLDWLAARFIDSGWDVKAMHRLIVGSQTFQQASDASPDLVRQDPENLRLARGPAVRLPAEHVRDSALAASGLLVRRVGGRSVKPYQPEGLWEQSGTGQKYVQDHGAALYRRSLYTFWRRTSPPPSMTTFDAVSREVCVARRETTQTPLQALVLLNDPQFVEAARVLAERLVRAHPSDPEARHRAAFLALAGRPPTAAEARVLAEAAAQQRRFAAADPKAAAQWLAVGERPRDARLPVIDVAATMAVTTLIMNTEAFVVTR